A single region of the Leptospiraceae bacterium genome encodes:
- the tpx gene encoding thiol peroxidase, which produces MADITLKGNSIHTVGNLPKVGDTAPTFTLTKTDLSDVTNKDFAGKKVVLNIFPSIDTPVCATSVRKFNAEASKFANTVVLCVSTDMPFALNRFCGAEGLKDVIPVSELRNHEFGEKYGVRISDGPLAGVFSRAVVIVDESGKVVYTEQVPEIAQEPNYAKALEKLA; this is translated from the coding sequence ATGGCTGATATAACATTAAAAGGCAATTCAATTCATACAGTGGGCAATCTTCCAAAAGTAGGGGATACTGCACCAACATTTACTTTAACCAAAACAGATTTGAGCGATGTAACCAACAAAGACTTTGCAGGAAAAAAAGTCGTATTAAATATTTTCCCAAGCATTGATACTCCCGTTTGTGCAACATCTGTTCGCAAGTTTAACGCAGAGGCAAGTAAATTCGCAAATACAGTAGTGCTTTGTGTTTCTACTGATATGCCGTTTGCTTTGAATCGTTTTTGTGGAGCTGAGGGGCTAAAAGATGTTATCCCTGTTTCCGAGCTTCGTAATCATGAGTTCGGAGAAAAATACGGCGTTCGTATTTCGGACGGACCTTTAGCTGGAGTATTCTCACGCGCGGTTGTAATTGTAGATGAAAGCGGCAAAGTGGTATATACCGAACAAGTTCCCGAAATCGCCCAAGAACCAAACTACGCAAAAGCACTAGAAAAACTTGCTTAA
- a CDS encoding M15 family metallopeptidase — protein MSIGGNLFSQAGVGEALGSRTEFVKLEESSEVKILLKYASVDNFMKENLYGEFNSCYLHKDAFVKFQKAIQLLKESKSRRRFILYDCLRPRSIQYKLWEKVKGTSKEPYVANPEKGSIHNFGFALDLSLLDENGKELDMGTLFDDFTSLSEPTLEDAFLKKGKLIPSQFANRKFLRNILLQAGFEQRPNEWWHYDAFPAKFVKKRYTIVE, from the coding sequence ATGTCCATCGGTGGTAATCTTTTTTCCCAAGCTGGAGTAGGGGAGGCTTTGGGCTCTAGAACGGAGTTTGTAAAACTGGAAGAATCTTCGGAAGTCAAAATTCTTTTGAAATACGCAAGTGTGGATAATTTTATGAAAGAGAATCTCTACGGAGAGTTTAATTCTTGTTACCTGCACAAAGATGCATTTGTAAAATTCCAAAAAGCGATTCAGTTGCTAAAGGAGTCAAAGTCAAGGCGGAGATTTATTTTGTATGATTGCCTTCGTCCGAGGTCTATCCAATACAAGCTTTGGGAAAAAGTAAAAGGAACTTCAAAAGAGCCTTATGTGGCAAATCCAGAGAAAGGATCAATTCATAACTTTGGTTTTGCACTCGATTTATCCTTGCTTGATGAAAATGGAAAAGAGTTAGATATGGGAACTCTGTTTGATGATTTTACATCCTTGTCGGAGCCAACTCTAGAAGACGCATTTCTAAAAAAAGGAAAACTCATTCCTTCGCAATTCGCAAATCGTAAATTTTTAAGAAATATACTATTGCAAGCTGGGTTTGAGCAAAGACCAAATGAATGGTGGCACTATGATGCCTTTCCTGCAAAATTTGTAAAAAAAAGATATACAATCGTAGAATAA
- a CDS encoding NAD(P)H-dependent oxidoreductase yields MKIAIICGSHRKDSESLKVSSYLSNLIQSEKKETYILNLGTAGIPLWEESVWSGDEDWKKLWSPYSEELKSSDGIIIVSPEYGGMAAPALKNFFLLCSKQELAHKPGLIVTVSAARGGAYPVSELRASSYKNTQICYMPEHIIVRNAKQVLNPNPENPLDEDTYLRKRIPYALSLLYSYADALALVRNSGIPDYKAFANGMS; encoded by the coding sequence TTGAAAATTGCGATTATTTGTGGAAGTCATAGAAAAGATTCAGAATCTTTAAAAGTCAGCTCTTACTTATCAAACTTAATTCAGTCAGAAAAGAAAGAAACCTATATTTTAAATCTAGGAACAGCGGGTATACCTCTCTGGGAAGAATCCGTTTGGTCTGGTGACGAAGACTGGAAGAAACTGTGGAGTCCGTATTCAGAAGAACTCAAATCTTCTGATGGAATTATTATCGTTTCCCCCGAATACGGAGGAATGGCGGCACCTGCTTTAAAAAACTTCTTTTTACTTTGCTCTAAACAAGAACTTGCACATAAACCCGGTTTAATTGTTACTGTCTCTGCTGCTCGCGGTGGTGCCTACCCTGTTTCGGAGCTAAGAGCGAGTAGCTACAAAAATACCCAAATCTGTTATATGCCAGAGCATATCATCGTTCGTAACGCAAAACAAGTGTTAAACCCAAATCCTGAAAATCCTTTAGACGAAGATACCTATCTGCGAAAGCGTATTCCCTATGCCCTAAGTCTTTTATATTCCTACGCCGATGCACTGGCACTCGTTCGCAATTCTGGAATTCCTGACTACAAAGCATTCGCAAATGGAATGTCGTAA
- a CDS encoding DUF1569 domain-containing protein → MITINARKYVFTDFVQVLEQIEVLERTQFVETTGVWSYYQILKHCTDHIEFSMTGFPYTYSPFLRKTVGKYLLSKLLERGYMLPDGYNGQLETARIEGDDRLALSQLKAAIYSFRKFNKDFAIHPLYDTMDKPTWEKFHSIHIANHLSFVELFPIELEFDENLQDTFFQQDVSTPKILSVSSLSKLEAQDGMIRKRKSKSKTKIKSVVQKRKR, encoded by the coding sequence ATGATAACCATCAATGCAAGAAAGTATGTTTTCACTGATTTTGTTCAGGTTTTAGAGCAAATTGAAGTTTTAGAAAGAACGCAATTTGTAGAAACAACCGGTGTATGGTCTTACTACCAGATTCTAAAGCATTGCACTGACCATATAGAATTTTCCATGACTGGATTTCCTTATACCTACAGTCCATTCTTACGTAAGACGGTTGGTAAATATCTACTATCCAAGCTTTTAGAAAGAGGATATATGTTGCCCGATGGCTACAATGGACAGTTAGAAACAGCGAGGATTGAAGGAGATGATAGACTTGCTTTATCCCAATTAAAAGCAGCAATCTATTCTTTTCGAAAGTTCAATAAGGATTTTGCCATTCATCCACTTTATGATACGATGGATAAACCAACTTGGGAAAAATTTCATTCCATCCATATCGCCAATCATCTTAGTTTTGTGGAGCTATTTCCAATAGAATTAGAGTTTGACGAAAATTTACAAGATACTTTCTTTCAACAGGATGTTTCTACTCCTAAAATACTTTCGGTTTCTTCTTTGAGTAAACTAGAAGCCCAAGATGGAATGATCCGCAAAAGGAAATCTAAATCTAAGACAAAAATAAAGTCAGTCGTCCAAAAAAGGAAAAGATAA
- a CDS encoding ParB/RepB/Spo0J family partition protein: MSKKNDFSTLDLISAYEGKTKSTETISLKDIEPSPNQPRQFGKNNVDDLVDSMKRMGLIEPIVVRRNNSKYMIVAGERRFHAAERLGWKEIPAIITEANPELCYEMALAENEKRKSLNPWEVGKAIQYLRKERKKTALEVGDILGYTERYVKQLSSIARLDVKHVTEFLGQGNEPSVKNLERLLKFKEGRGDEMISPSVKKEKLSINLKGISAKQREAFLREIKPIAKKYGIEI; the protein is encoded by the coding sequence ATGTCAAAGAAAAATGATTTTTCTACACTAGACTTAATCTCCGCCTATGAAGGAAAAACTAAATCTACCGAGACAATTAGTTTGAAAGACATTGAACCGAGTCCGAATCAACCCAGACAATTTGGAAAGAACAATGTAGATGATTTAGTGGACTCCATGAAACGCATGGGCTTAATTGAGCCTATCGTTGTAAGAAGAAATAATTCCAAGTATATGATCGTAGCCGGTGAGAGAAGGTTTCATGCGGCGGAAAGATTGGGATGGAAGGAAATTCCTGCCATCATTACAGAAGCAAATCCTGAACTATGCTATGAAATGGCACTGGCAGAAAATGAAAAAAGGAAAAGTCTAAATCCCTGGGAAGTAGGCAAAGCAATTCAGTATCTTCGCAAAGAAAGAAAGAAAACAGCTTTAGAAGTGGGTGATATTCTAGGATATACAGAGCGCTATGTTAAGCAACTCAGTTCCATTGCAAGATTAGACGTTAAGCATGTAACTGAATTTCTAGGACAGGGAAATGAACCTTCTGTTAAGAATCTAGAAAGATTATTGAAATTTAAAGAGGGTAGGGGGGATGAAATGATTTCACCCTCTGTTAAAAAAGAAAAACTTTCAATTAATCTAAAAGGAATCAGTGCAAAACAAAGAGAAGCATTCTTACGGGAAATTAAGCCGATAGCGAAAAAATACGGAATTGAGATATAG
- a CDS encoding AAA family ATPase, which yields MFGFSLDDFLKKVKELKIPVLKTGNYSEDVLEKYFQKSEENSHLANIIAISNQKGGEGKTTISLFLSEALSLDAKVLLVDWDPQANATRLFINEPERTVFDCLGYRKNPKSSVETVIIQVNPSLHLLPSSLSLANFTTAFERSDFELLKDALLPILSSYDFIIIDCPPSLGLGLENALIAADFILVPVQTRAFSVQGLKDLHETIQKIQQKVNPKLKLLGAVFNQFEGNRALSGLSETVKKYFPVFKTNIYRKESIPQAQAKRKMLGACDKDTYNSFLELAKEVRSKINVKEK from the coding sequence ATGTTTGGTTTTTCTTTGGATGATTTTTTGAAAAAGGTAAAGGAATTAAAAATTCCAGTTTTAAAAACAGGCAATTATAGCGAAGATGTTCTTGAAAAATACTTTCAAAAGTCCGAAGAAAATTCTCACCTTGCGAATATTATTGCCATTTCCAATCAGAAAGGCGGAGAAGGAAAAACTACCATTTCTTTGTTTTTATCCGAGGCTTTGTCTTTGGATGCGAAAGTATTGTTGGTGGATTGGGACCCGCAGGCGAATGCAACTCGGCTTTTTATAAACGAGCCAGAAAGAACAGTCTTTGATTGTTTAGGTTATCGAAAGAATCCAAAATCTTCAGTAGAGACTGTCATTATTCAAGTGAATCCAAGTTTACACTTATTGCCTTCTTCTTTATCATTAGCCAATTTTACCACTGCGTTTGAACGAAGCGATTTCGAATTGTTAAAAGATGCTTTGTTACCAATCCTTTCTTCGTATGATTTTATTATTATTGATTGTCCGCCGTCTCTTGGACTTGGCTTAGAGAATGCTTTGATTGCTGCTGATTTTATCTTAGTGCCAGTTCAGACTAGGGCGTTTAGCGTCCAGGGCTTAAAAGATTTACATGAAACCATTCAGAAGATTCAGCAAAAAGTAAATCCAAAATTAAAATTACTCGGTGCAGTATTCAATCAATTTGAAGGGAACCGAGCTTTGTCAGGATTGTCTGAAACAGTTAAAAAATACTTTCCTGTATTTAAAACAAATATATACAGAAAGGAAAGTATTCCGCAGGCACAGGCAAAACGTAAGATGCTCGGTGCTTGCGATAAAGATACGTATAATTCTTTTCTAGAATTAGCAAAAGAAGTAAGGAGCAAAATAAATGTCAAAGAAAAATGA
- a CDS encoding putative porin, with translation MNLLKVLILIFFFYCNSILADGYIGLVGVRNEGEHIFETGNKYPNLSGIRGGSRITYQRNFNLGGIEGGYFKNKFSIRGKFLTSGWYQNSGGTRDEDFFLNNTSSEKGSKFSPGQGVLHDTAYTYTGTSNFADGKGRSTVYEYNAEGFFRYHFGDASPNPWATGSGLFLSAGLRYSYSKYIVYDVMQFVASRPIFYGPIGSGLSYANSFTEIPIGAGYIYSFGQFKIEPSFHLLYTFMKTRDFHVQRALNFLSYTSGPGFLVRIETSYMLSETSLLKIGITGHRQFTTGAFTTKGGLYESDILSNYLGSFRSYINTKEVTFDFGFNKRL, from the coding sequence GTGAATCTTTTAAAAGTTCTTATCCTAATCTTCTTTTTCTATTGCAATTCAATTCTAGCCGATGGTTACATAGGCTTGGTAGGAGTTCGAAATGAAGGAGAGCATATCTTTGAAACAGGGAATAAATATCCCAATCTTTCTGGTATTCGCGGAGGCTCTAGGATTACTTACCAGAGAAATTTCAACCTGGGTGGAATTGAAGGTGGTTACTTTAAAAACAAATTTTCCATACGAGGTAAATTCCTTACGAGTGGTTGGTATCAAAATTCTGGTGGAACAAGAGATGAAGACTTTTTTTTAAATAACACTTCTAGTGAGAAAGGATCAAAATTTTCCCCGGGACAGGGAGTTCTTCATGACACTGCCTATACCTACACAGGGACTTCAAATTTTGCCGACGGAAAAGGTCGCTCTACTGTCTACGAATACAATGCAGAGGGGTTTTTTAGATACCATTTTGGTGATGCTTCCCCAAATCCATGGGCAACAGGTTCTGGACTTTTTCTTTCTGCTGGATTAAGGTATTCTTATTCTAAATATATTGTCTATGATGTAATGCAATTCGTAGCCTCAAGACCAATTTTCTACGGTCCCATTGGTTCTGGATTATCCTACGCAAATTCATTTACAGAAATTCCAATCGGTGCTGGTTATATCTATTCTTTCGGACAATTTAAAATAGAGCCTTCTTTTCATTTACTTTACACATTTATGAAAACAAGAGATTTTCATGTTCAAAGGGCGTTAAACTTTTTATCCTATACATCAGGACCGGGCTTTTTAGTTAGAATAGAAACAAGCTATATGCTATCGGAGACTTCTCTTTTAAAAATCGGAATTACGGGTCATAGGCAATTCACCACTGGTGCCTTTACGACCAAGGGTGGGCTTTACGAAAGCGATATTCTTTCCAATTATCTTGGATCCTTTAGAAGTTATATCAATACTAAAGAAGTGACGTTTGATTTCGGCTTTAACAAAAGACTCTAA
- the thiC gene encoding phosphomethylpyrimidine synthase ThiC, with amino-acid sequence MNLPNQIPQNFNTLANQFPIKDDVQLDGHEIPSKKIKLSNGTEACLYNTEGPTGYDPKQGIPKRRLEWIQERIKRGDSNLSQMHYAKKGIITEEMKFVALREGIDPEFVRSEIARGRAIIPANINHPELEPMIIGRNFLVKINANIGNSVISSSIEEEVEKLKWSVKWGADTVMDLSTGKNIHETREWIIRNSPVPIGTVPIYQALEKVNGKAENLTIDLFIETLIEQAEQGVDYFTIHAGVLLKYVPLTAKRITGIVSRGGSIMAKWCLAHHKENFLYTNFERICEVMKKYDVSFSLGDGLRPGCTADANDEAQFGELQTLGELTKIAWKHEVQVMIEGPGHVPMHLIKENMDKQLEICHEAPFYTLGPLVTDIAPGYDHITSGIGAAMIGWMGTAMLCYVTPKEHLGLPNKEDVKTGVITYKIAAHAADLAKGHPGARLRDDLLSKARFEFRWEDQFNLSLDPETARKFHDETLPQERMKEAHFCSMCGPHFCSMKLTQDVREFAEKNGYSENDALEKGMQDKAEEFKEKGANLYVPV; translated from the coding sequence ATGAATCTACCAAATCAAATTCCTCAAAACTTTAACACACTCGCAAATCAATTTCCTATCAAAGACGATGTTCAGCTAGACGGACACGAAATTCCTTCCAAAAAAATAAAACTTTCGAATGGAACAGAGGCTTGTCTTTACAATACGGAAGGACCAACGGGATATGACCCAAAACAAGGAATCCCGAAAAGAAGATTAGAATGGATTCAAGAAAGAATCAAAAGAGGGGATTCCAATCTATCGCAAATGCATTATGCCAAAAAGGGAATCATCACAGAAGAGATGAAATTCGTCGCACTGAGAGAAGGAATTGATCCAGAATTTGTAAGAAGTGAAATTGCTCGCGGTAGAGCGATTATTCCCGCAAACATCAATCATCCAGAATTAGAGCCGATGATTATCGGTCGGAATTTTTTAGTTAAAATAAATGCAAATATTGGAAACTCAGTCATCTCATCATCCATAGAAGAAGAAGTCGAAAAGCTGAAGTGGTCAGTCAAATGGGGCGCTGACACGGTAATGGATTTATCTACCGGGAAAAATATTCATGAGACTAGAGAATGGATCATTCGAAATTCACCCGTTCCAATCGGCACTGTTCCCATTTACCAAGCACTTGAAAAAGTTAACGGAAAAGCAGAAAACCTAACCATTGATTTGTTCATCGAAACTCTAATTGAACAAGCAGAGCAGGGCGTAGATTATTTCACCATCCATGCTGGAGTCTTACTTAAATATGTCCCATTAACAGCCAAGCGGATAACAGGCATTGTCTCCAGAGGTGGCTCTATTATGGCAAAATGGTGCCTTGCCCATCACAAAGAAAATTTTCTATACACCAATTTTGAGCGTATCTGCGAAGTCATGAAAAAATACGATGTATCCTTTTCCCTTGGAGATGGACTTCGTCCCGGATGCACGGCAGACGCAAATGATGAAGCTCAATTTGGCGAATTACAGACGTTAGGCGAACTAACCAAAATTGCATGGAAGCATGAGGTTCAAGTGATGATTGAAGGTCCCGGTCATGTGCCAATGCATTTAATAAAGGAAAATATGGACAAACAATTGGAGATTTGTCATGAAGCACCATTTTATACATTAGGACCCTTAGTTACTGATATTGCTCCTGGCTATGACCATATTACATCAGGAATTGGTGCCGCTATGATTGGATGGATGGGAACGGCTATGCTCTGTTATGTGACACCCAAAGAGCATTTAGGTCTTCCTAATAAGGAAGATGTTAAGACCGGAGTTATCACTTACAAAATTGCCGCTCATGCCGCTGACCTAGCGAAAGGACATCCCGGTGCCAGGCTAAGAGATGACTTATTAAGCAAGGCGAGATTTGAATTTAGATGGGAAGACCAATTTAATTTATCCTTAGATCCTGAAACGGCGAGAAAGTTTCATGACGAAACCCTTCCGCAAGAAAGAATGAAAGAAGCACATTTTTGTTCTATGTGCGGACCTCATTTCTGCTCTATGAAATTGACCCAAGATGTAAGAGAGTTTGCTGAAAAAAATGGGTATTCTGAAAACGATGCCTTAGAAAAAGGAATGCAAGACAAAGCAGAAGAATTCAAAGAGAAGGGCGCCAACCTTTACGTGCCGGTATGA
- the hemH gene encoding ferrochelatase, whose amino-acid sequence MFMKVTLINLGGPRNSEEIEQFLLDLFCDPLVFDLPLPEFLRIRLARFIARKRAPKVAHTYASMGFGGGSPLVDETNKQAKALENYLQKKTGKDWKVQVAMACGYPNLRDLPKEDLIASKDNIILPLFPHFSRSTTMSIAKILEGLTGQCPANIQVGSCGDHCGSNKKGGICPINRKGFIGPFHRHPEFLTATQNLILDYFKGKLKSEDFLHLDTKTGITDWENITILFSAHGIPMRLIKKGDIYRKEIEENVKNLNELLIKSGFKGKTFLSFQSRVGPSKWTEPNTIDMLQQLGKEGYKRIAIFPISFVSDHLETLEEIGVQLKEIALESGIKEYYRIPAHGTYPEFINALANLVLQ is encoded by the coding sequence ATATTTATGAAAGTAACCTTAATCAATCTTGGTGGTCCTAGAAATTCAGAAGAGATAGAGCAATTCTTATTGGATTTGTTTTGTGATCCGCTTGTATTTGACTTACCCTTGCCTGAATTTCTAAGAATCAGATTAGCGCGATTCATTGCTCGAAAAAGAGCTCCGAAAGTAGCTCACACTTACGCATCTATGGGTTTTGGCGGAGGATCGCCACTTGTTGATGAAACAAACAAGCAAGCAAAAGCACTTGAAAATTACCTCCAAAAGAAAACCGGGAAAGATTGGAAAGTGCAAGTAGCAATGGCATGTGGGTATCCGAATCTACGCGACCTTCCCAAAGAAGACTTAATTGCGTCAAAGGATAATATCATTTTACCACTATTCCCTCATTTCTCTAGATCCACGACAATGAGCATTGCTAAAATACTAGAAGGACTGACCGGACAATGTCCGGCAAATATACAAGTGGGTTCCTGTGGCGATCATTGTGGCTCAAATAAAAAGGGCGGAATCTGTCCAATCAATCGAAAAGGATTCATTGGACCATTCCATCGGCACCCCGAATTTTTAACAGCAACCCAAAATTTAATCTTGGATTACTTTAAGGGAAAATTAAAGTCCGAAGACTTTCTTCATTTGGATACAAAAACAGGAATCACTGATTGGGAAAATATTACAATTCTATTCTCAGCACACGGAATCCCGATGCGCCTGATCAAGAAAGGCGATATTTATAGAAAAGAAATTGAAGAAAACGTTAAAAATTTAAATGAACTCCTTATTAAATCTGGTTTTAAAGGAAAAACTTTTCTTTCTTTTCAGAGTAGGGTAGGACCTTCTAAGTGGACAGAGCCAAACACTATTGATATGCTACAACAACTAGGAAAAGAAGGTTATAAAAGAATTGCGATTTTTCCAATTAGCTTTGTGAGTGACCACTTGGAAACGTTAGAAGAAATCGGTGTTCAATTAAAAGAAATTGCGTTAGAGAGTGGAATTAAAGAATATTATCGAATACCCGCCCATGGAACTTATCCCGAATTTATCAATGCATTAGCGAATTTAGTTTTACAATAA
- a CDS encoding peptide ABC transporter substrate-binding protein has protein sequence MKDWKKIIFTVFFLTHSIYANKPIEVLLSSDNRIYEQGLYGIQSVFEGELKISYLDIITAEQPDIAGYFKAIDDSEAPLFITIGPAATKIAKENLKKTPIVFSMVNSPKSLGIDGGNLCGVSMDISIGEFFQALKDIKPNARTVSAFYTTNDGEYSAGEGEYTDLKYKLIYNRKKLADKKEFKLALEELKGKTDAFFMVNDPLYSNVEFEQLSEFAKKNNIILMTSFPALVKVGATFGISPDYSKIGVLTGQIANRINMKTSTCGEERVLLPDQSSFFLNEKYAQDSGVAVPDAIVERAKLTKLFDVGLNLFNEGKLNSAKIVFEAILKRDPGNKSAFSFQQIILEKLSGAKTRELLNSAETHFKNKNYAQARTDYQKVLAINPSIAAAKEGIQASLLAQSEQERMQGTDLAKRGKPFEAIKMFMASLRTLPSNAQANSDLNTIRSFENSNMKSYVETGIGHYNERNYNSSIEIFENALLVAPSNKEALEYLRLSYKKRDAMIVLKKKLENQ, from the coding sequence ATGAAAGATTGGAAGAAAATAATTTTTACAGTATTTTTCCTAACGCATTCAATTTATGCGAACAAACCGATTGAAGTTTTGCTTTCGTCGGACAATCGAATTTATGAGCAAGGGCTTTACGGCATACAGTCAGTATTCGAAGGCGAACTAAAAATTTCCTATTTGGATATTATTACAGCAGAGCAGCCGGACATTGCCGGTTATTTTAAAGCGATTGATGACTCAGAAGCTCCCCTTTTTATTACGATTGGACCTGCAGCAACCAAGATTGCAAAAGAGAATCTAAAGAAAACGCCTATTGTATTTTCAATGGTAAATTCCCCAAAATCACTTGGCATTGATGGGGGAAATCTTTGCGGAGTAAGCATGGATATTAGCATAGGTGAATTTTTTCAAGCATTGAAAGACATTAAACCTAACGCAAGAACAGTTTCTGCTTTCTATACAACGAATGATGGAGAATATTCTGCCGGGGAAGGGGAATATACGGATTTAAAATACAAACTGATTTACAATCGTAAAAAGCTAGCAGACAAAAAAGAATTTAAGTTAGCCCTGGAAGAACTAAAAGGAAAAACAGACGCATTTTTCATGGTTAATGATCCTTTGTATTCGAATGTTGAATTTGAACAGTTGTCTGAATTTGCAAAAAAAAACAATATTATACTCATGACGAGTTTTCCAGCTCTTGTCAAAGTTGGTGCAACATTTGGTATTAGCCCCGACTATAGTAAAATTGGAGTTCTCACAGGACAAATAGCAAATAGGATTAACATGAAAACTTCTACTTGCGGAGAAGAAAGAGTTCTACTTCCGGATCAATCTTCTTTTTTCTTGAATGAGAAATATGCACAAGACTCTGGAGTTGCAGTTCCTGATGCAATCGTGGAGCGTGCAAAACTAACAAAGCTATTTGATGTAGGTTTAAATCTTTTCAATGAAGGAAAGTTAAACTCGGCAAAAATCGTATTCGAAGCAATTTTAAAAAGAGATCCAGGCAATAAGTCAGCATTCTCTTTTCAACAGATTATTCTAGAAAAACTTTCCGGTGCAAAAACGAGAGAATTATTAAATAGTGCGGAGACCCACTTCAAAAACAAGAACTATGCACAAGCTAGGACAGACTATCAAAAAGTTCTAGCAATCAATCCAAGTATAGCGGCGGCGAAAGAAGGTATACAAGCAAGCCTACTTGCCCAGAGCGAACAAGAAAGAATGCAAGGAACAGATTTAGCAAAACGAGGAAAACCATTCGAAGCAATTAAAATGTTCATGGCTTCCTTAAGAACTCTTCCATCAAATGCACAAGCCAACTCTGACTTAAATACCATCCGTAGCTTTGAAAATTCAAATATGAAATCCTATGTGGAAACCGGAATTGGACATTACAACGAGCGCAATTACAATTCCTCCATTGAAATCTTTGAAAATGCATTGCTGGTTGCTCCAAGCAATAAGGAAGCCTTAGAATACTTACGATTATCCTACAAAAAGAGAGATGCAATGATTGTGCTTAAGAAAAAATTAGAGAATCAATAG